The window CCGCCAACCTGCGAGATCCGCCAAGAACCAGTGAGTCGGAACCCCAACCCGGCGTGAACTCGCCAACGTGACGTCATGTTATTTTTCTCCCTTGAGGGCGCCCGCCTCCCCCGCCCGACTCGCCGCTGCCGCTCCTGAGGCGCTGCGATGCCGACATTCCCGCCCACCGGAGCGCCGTGCGGCTGTGGGTGGACGCTCTGGAGGGACCGGGCAACGACCCGCTGGGCCTGGCCGAGCTGCATCCCGACGTCTTCGCCGCCCCCCCCAGGTTCGCCGCCGATCGCCGTCGGGGCGCTAACGCCAAAACGCAAACGTTTGACGTGAAGGTTTTTGTTCCCGCCAAGACTGGACGTCCTGCACAGCGTGGAAGTGTGGCAGAGGAACTACAAACGCGTCGTAAGCTGCCGCCTCACTTCCTGCTCCTGCACAAGGTTATCTTAGTTAAcgaaaaaattcaaattcaaaaaacaaaataaaatgaaaatgcttttcaaaaaatgaaaactaactgaaactacattttatgtttacacaactaaaactaactataatgatagcaaaaatgtccttcgttttattatttgctcattcattttaatgcatGATGATTTTAAATGCCATTATAAGAATATTTCTTTAGCaagaataaggacgtttgaaagtgtcacacagaagtgacgtcatctcgcAGCAGCCAATAGGAGAGCACCTGCAGATGACCTGGAAACGCAACGCTAGCTAAGACATGACTTCCTTTTCTCATGATTTTCCCaaagtgtttattaaatattgcgcacaagctGAGGTGGCAAATGCAGGTCCAGGAAGTCAAAAAACCCTGTCACCGTTTGGCTTCAaacccaggtgctagctagctagctaacgccagtggtgctcgtttacctgctagggagcgagCTAGCATCAACGGCTAAAACTGttgcagggtttttacattctggacctggatttgcctccTCTGCGCACAAgtcatacacattaaaaaaaaaaactaatactgaagcGAACTAAAACgaaactaaaattaagcataaaaaaacaaaaactaaaactaactaataaaaactaacagagccaccctgaaaactaattaaaactaactaaatgtccaaaacaaaaacttcaaaaccaaatcaaaacaaactaaaatgaaaattcccaaactataattaTAATGGCCCTGCTCCTGCATGGCCTCAGCTTGTTTGCCAGTTTGATTTcttcaaataaaaaagtttaCAGATTCAATTTGACGATATGGCCTTTGGCTAATTTGACAGCTACTTTTTATTTCCTCCGGTCTTAAATGTGTTTCCTATTCCTGTGCAGTGGGCAGCTTTTTccctgttcctgttcctgcaTGTCGTAGTCTTTTGCCTCCTGAACACGCACGCGCGTTTGTGTGCGACAGAGTCACGCAAACACCAAGGTGAGGTCAGAGGTGCGAGGCGGCGGCCGCAAACCGTGGAGGCAGAAGGGAGGCGGGCGCGCACGCCACAGCAGCATCCGCTCGCCCCTGTGGCGGGGAGGTGAGTTTGcatttcgggggggggggggggactcgaCCTTTTGGGCTGCGCTGCGGTTGTGAcctgctgtgatgtcatcagggGGCGTGTCCCACGGCCCCCGGGGGCCCACCAGTTACTACTACATGCTGCCCATGAAGGTGCGCGTCCTGGGCCTCAAAGTGGCCCTGAGCTCCAAAGTGGCCCAGGTAGGACGCGTCTTGTGGATCCGCATCACAAGTCATCCCGATCTAAGCCGTCTCGCGCCGGCGCCTCCTTTAGGGTTTTCTTCACGTCGTGGACTCGCTCGACATCTCCAGTCCGGACTCGCGGGACCTGCTGGACGCCATCAAACTCAAAAACTGGGAGGAGACGCTGCTCATCGTCGACGTGTACGTTTTGTTCGTGCTGAAAAACGGCATCCATTTCTTTCTTCTGACGTTGCATTCGTTTACTGACAAAATTGCGCAATTATTGCTTGATTTTCACATGATTTGCATAAAGGCGGCATTCTGTGATACTAATTGACATCGAAAAAGAAAGAACAGCCTCAAACTTGTAGCATGAAGAGAAAACCAATGTGTCGTTTTGAACTTATTGGGTACacgtctttcttttttcaaatttgaacttaaagaagactttttttcttttgttaaatGTATTCCTAATCTAAAAAGCTCTTTAATAAACACACTTAAAGGGAGTTAGTAAGGTTCTTgcctactaataattggtattggccccaaaaaaaacctaattatAATATTTTCATACCGTctgatattttagtttttaaactGCTGGTTTTAATGCATCGGCAGCTCGAGAGAACGtcaacattttaataattagtgtaaaaaaaaaaatattttcaattaatattgttaaaatgaaataaaaatacattttgactcattaaattaaatgtagaaaaaaaataaaacattgacggagggaaaaaaatgtgatcgTGTAACAGGATGCGATGCTGAAGAAGAAATAAAGAGGACATGTcagtttgtcattttactgCTGTTGCTGCGACATCCTTTTTCGAACCTTTGTCTGTTGTCGTTCCTGTCGTTTGTCTGAGCTTTTCCGATTCTTGTGTTGTTCCTGTGACTTTCTTCGCATGTTCTTTAGAGGTGACAACTTTCCCGACAACATCATGAAGGCCACGGCCACCCTCAAGACCGTCAACCTCATTCCAGCACTCGGTGAGACCGCTAACGTGTTATTGTTCCTGCACGTTGACACTTTACTTTTACTTGGTCCTGTTCCTGCTTGTGGTTGTCTTGTGTCTTCTATAGTGtttcatgaaagcagactgacctctttttttttttttttttcaaaaacatgatCGACATTTTATTCCTGTTTGTAATCACCTCACACTATATTCCGTTATCTTACCAATTCCCCGTTCCTGTTATGccgtcacttcctgttccttCGTCCTACCCGATATCGCTTGTGCTGTTCTTGTTCCTGCACATGCTCACTTCTCTTGGTCCCGTTTCCCGTGTGCTCAATCAATTCCCCCGTTGCGCATCGCTTCACTTAAATGACAAGAGGAAGCGGCTAATGTTGTTCCTGCGTTTGCGCCGGCTCAGGTCTGAACGTGCACAGCCTTCTGAAGCACGAAGGTTTGGTGGTCACGCTGGAGACGCTGCGCTTCCTCGAAGACAAGCTGCTTTGGCACGATCAGCGCTACACGCCGCTCTACCCTTTTAAATTGCCCTACGCCGACTTCCCTTGAACCTCCTCCTGCGTTTGCGGCGTGTACTGAATAATAAAAAGTCACGATGATgaaacaaagaacaaaatgtgttttattgggGTGGGTGATGACAAAACACGTGAACTTGACATGTTCTTGTTCCTGTGCCATTGCCTTTCTTTCTCTTCTGGCTTGCCACTTAAGTACTTGTTCCAGCTTTCATGCATCTCACATCCCGTTCTTGTTCCCGCTTAAGCAACGTCAATAAGCAAGCTGTTACGAGGCcctttaggagaaaaaaaaaatgcaaccgcTTCAAAGTCCAAATGTGCTTTTCCACCTCCACTTCCTGCTCCTGCGTCGTCACGCCGTCGCACTTGGAACTGCTCGCCGTCAagtcacaaaataaacaaaagatgTCCAAAAGGCCAAAAACTTAAATCATGAAGTGGGCCAATTTTCCTGCATGTTCTTGTTCCTGCACCTTGTCTCCATTATTGTTCCAGTGCATTGTTTTGTCACTTTTCCTGTTCTGTTTCATGTAAAaagtgtttataaaaaaaaaaaaaagtcttcaactCTCCATGATCAGTTTGTAAACTTATGAAGTGAGGACTTCATGTCCTTGTTCCTGCAAGTTGACAACAACTTTCCAGCTCTTGCCTTTGCTGCTTAttgtcccttaaaaaaaaaaaaaaacaccaaacttCAAGGTCCTTATTAAAAGCGCTGTGTCAGCTTGTGCGGCCGGTCGGGATGCGCCATGAGGCTGCGGACTTGCCAGCGCAGAGCCGACCGCTTCTTGTCGGTGGGCACGACGTAGCTGTTGGCCGCCAAACTGCGCCGAACTTTGGGCTAAAACAAAAATGGGCATCAGCTTTTTCTCTGGCGTGCTTGGGAGCGAGCGAAAGGATTCGTAAACTTTTGGGCTCCGGAGGGAGAGCCGTCAgatgattccatttttttttttattgcaattaatcgcatgacttcaatagttaacttttctaggttttcatactcttgtaaacaaaagtagaacaaaatgtttaactaatagaaatagttcaaatgaatttttgacgtctataaccgtcaatagcAGGGAGTTAAAAAGACACGAACCACGAagttatgagaaaaaaagttcatcatttttttttttagatagaaAAATTGCtggaacatttaaaatcaaattattttctcagaggaaaaaaaaaaggtcacaatctttacaaaaacaaagtcattgtcctaaaagaacacatttttcaaaataaggttgTGATGTTAATGCCTATcggtgccacaagatggcagcaaagcaattTTAGACAAAGTGGAAGTCTGACTACTGTGCATGTCACCTTaacataagtaaaaaaaaaaaaaaaaaacagcaaatgggTAAGCCCCGCCCACCCAAAACACAAATAAGCAAATTTGTGGAACATCAAATTGCAAATACGCAGGAGAGCTCGGCATAAACCTTAGTCAAGTCATCTTATGCCTTTTATTCAGAACAGTtctattctttcttttctttttctttttaaaggctTCCAGTATTATgtcttttgttgtttaaaaaagttGTTCCAGtccagaaatgaagagcgaccACGTTTACGTGTCTAAATACTAAAACCACatcactgcttttttttcttcccctgttGTGTTAAACGaatgcaaactatttacaaacatAAACATGGCTGATTTGTTGATTGGTCGCCTGCAGAGACTTGAAGCAGGACCAGGAACAGGAAGCGCAACGTCGGAGCTTTTAATGGACTCAAAGCTGAGGCTGACGTTAAACGGTTGCTTTTCTCGCCGCGCCCGCACGTGCACGTTGAACCCAGAATTGATGGAAAACTGCTTTATAAAATCCACTTTCGAACCCGTGCTATGCGAAAGGTGTTTTTCTACTTACAGCTGGCGGCTGGTACGCAAGTCGCTCCTGCAAGCACACGGGAACAACGGTGACAAACTCGCTCGGGAAGCGCCGGCGGAAAATATTCAAATTCTCACCCTGATTTCCCAGCGGAGTTCTCGGTGGTCTCGCTCTCCGGGGAGCTTGAACTCGTCCCACAGTTGCTTGTACTGGAAATACCTGCCGAGTGACACACGTTTTCCCGTCTTGTCTTTAGTACGGCGAGGAGGTGGGACGGGTCCACGTGGGACGGGTCCACGTGGAGTCCCAAGTCTCACCTGGCCACCGGGTCCATCTTCTTGATGGTCGGCTGCGTCATGAGCGGTCGGATGACTGAAACGGCAAAGACAAAAACGCCCTCACGTCTCGCTCATTGCCTTAAAAAACGTCCGGGTTTGGATTCCTGCCACTTTTGTGTACGACAAACGTCAAGCAAGTCGAGGGGACATTTTTGTGACTTCACGCTTGAACGGTCCAAGCCGTCTTTGGCAAAGTGGatcgtttttgtcattttgcaggAGAAGAATTTAAAGCTTGAAAATGCATATAGCGACCACTTGGATGTGGAGAACTACACACAATTGATTGACGTAGCCAGCCCAGGGGTGTCGGAgctcggtcctggagggccggggtcctgcaggttttggatgcttCCCTGTTCCAGTcaccaggatcgttatcaggcttatgcagagcttcagctgtgttggacaaGAGAAAcccgcaaaacctgcaggactgacTGCCGGCCCTCCGGGACCGAGCTCCGACACCCCTGATGCAGTTCTttccatcaatcaatcattcCAAAAAAACCTGTCAACACAttttgacttgaaaaaaaaaataaaaattataaactaACGGCtccattatgaagaaaatattcatcacaattcaactacaactcaaaatgtcaacatttgaatattatacatttaacaAAAGCTACAAAAAACACGACGCGGCGTTTACTGGATTTCCTGAACACGACGCGGACTTACAGGATTTGGGTTTGATGCGAAGGTCGCTCTCGCTTCGCGTTCGTGtctgcaaacaaacaacaacaacttttaagTAAGCGTGCGACGATTTCATCAACGCCGACGACGACGTACCGAGCGCGTGACAAAAGAGCCAAAGCTGGCGAGCGAGACTCCGTCCACGTCGTCGCTCGGGACGCCGGCTTTGTGGTTTTCGGCGTGCAAACGCAACTCGGACAGACGATCCGACAGCAAACTGGAGCAATCTGCGGAACGTCGGCACAATTCTCATCGTTAATCAAATGTCAATCAATGAAGCGGCTTAGGAGTCAACATTGGACTTGTTAAAGGCGACAGAAATGGGACACCACACAAAAGCAGAGCGGGACTTGTGGCCGATGATGACATCACGGCAACCTCACACGAACCCCGTTTGAGGTTTCCGTCCGACTCGGAGTTGAAATCCACCAACCGGCCGTCCTCGATGCCGGACTTTCCTTCCGCGTCGCGCTTCCACTTCCTGCCGCTCTCGCCCGCTTCGTCCTGGTCACGGACGTCTTGATGTCCGCGGGCCTCGTCGTCACTTGCGGTGTCGGGATGAAGATCAaagtgaggatgatgatgatgggtcTCTTCTGGTTTCCCGGCTCTCAGTTTGTCTTTGGCGTGCTCGTTCCTTTGGTCCGGGCGGAGGTCCGAGGCAGACTGCTCGTCTTCCTCGGGTTTTTGGGGGCCAAAAAGAGgaaaactgttttcttttttgctgtcAGGGTGAAGATGGCGGGGACATTTGTCTGCGGTCTTCTCTTCTTCAGGAGGACGATCGTCACGCCCGATGTCGAGAGAACGAAAGTGATCCTGCTGCTTCTCGTCATCTTCAACTCGAGCGTCAGCGTGAAGATCAGAGGAAGACTTCTGCtggtcttcatcatcttcactcCTGGTGGACGTCTGCGGATCACGGTGGTCGTCCTCTGCTTTCTTCTCATCCTCTTCACTCCGGCTAGCAGGTTGGAGATCATAGAAaaagtcctcctcctcctcctcatcttcgtcatcatcatcatcatcttcacctCTAGTGTGAGGCTGCAGGTCCGAGTGGTCCTCTGCTTTCATTGCCAGTTTCTTGCGGTCCTCGTCCCTCCTGGCGTCGACGTTCAGATCCGGGCGGGACTGCGGCTTCTCTCGTTCCTTGGGGTCTTCGTGAGGAACGTTGCCTTCACAACAGCCTGCTTTCTTGCCTTCTGACACGAGAGCGTCGTCGTCATGAAAACTGTCCCGCGAGCCGCCAACCTCTTTATTGTCCCTCATCTGGGAATCGTCTCCAAAACCGTCCCGCTGGTCTCCCACATGCTGATCTTGCGCTCTCAAGGACCCGTAACCGGATGTCATCGCGGAGGTGCCGCTGCTGCGGGAATCTTCATCACGGCGGCTTTCTCCGTCGCTCCCGGTGTCTTCATCGCTGGCGTCGTCGTGGCTAGGGGTGTCGGAGTCGGTTTCTTCACCAGGGGCATCTTCTTTGCTGGTATCTCGCGCACTTTGGACGTTCGCACCCTCGTCTTCGTCGGTGCTCGAGTCTTCGCCGCTGGCATCTTCTCCGGGTTGGGCCTTTGGACTGTCGTGTTCGTCGGACCCTCGCTCCTCCTCGCTGGACCAGAAGGCGGGGCTTAGGGAGCCGTCGTCCTGGTCCATTCGGTACATGGCGTCCTGGTGCAGGGCGGTCGAGAGGACGAGGTGGAGACAAATGTCTTCGGTGCTCTTAAGACGCTGCTAAGCTGATTAACCAAAAGAGTGTCAGCATGGAGGGTTGGGGCGCCACCTGCAGGACGCGAGTAGGATTACACGTGCGTACTTCACTTTTCTAAATGAGGCTTGAATTTACTGGGCGGGGAAATACAAATGCTATCTGACTCAATGTGAAAAAGGTCATTGCTCCCTAAAGACAATAACGGGTTCAAACAAGTCTTTCCCGGCGCTGTGGGGGAATTTTTGGACCCCTTCTTTGCTCAATTGTTTCAACTCTGCCATATTGGACGCTTTCCTGGCATGAAGCGGACATTTTTGGTCACACCACAGCATATCAATCGGATTGAAATGCGGACTTTGACGGACTTGGGCCCTCCAAAACTGTCATTTTGTTCTCTTTGAGCCGTTCTGAGGTGGACTTGCTGGTGCGTTTGGGCTTCGTTGTCCCGCTGCACGATCCAAGAGCATTCGAGTTTGAGGCCACAAACTGATGGCCGTGCGTTCTCCTTCTCGATCTTAAGAGTAATTCCGGCAGAATTCCTTTTTCCAGAAATCACAGTAAGTTGTCCTGGTCCTGAGGttgcaaagcagccccagaccatCACACTGCCACCGCCacgctttactgttggcatcaTCTGCTTTTTATCAAATGCTGCGCCATTTTGACTCCATGCAACGAGCTGCACACCTTCCATaaagttctctttttttttggactcatCCGTCCGTCCGCAGAATGTTTCTCCAAAAGTCTTAAGGATCATCAAGATGCTTTTTTGCCAAATGTGAGACAAGCCTTTGTGTTCTTTTGTGatagcgcgcacacacaaaataaaaaacatatctgCAACTTCGGGGTGTTCTTTATATCAAAATGAAGTAAATATGCGAAACGATTGCAACGACTCATGATAACAAAATGCATctgaaaacagataaaaatgagTCTCCTTAACAATGCGTGTTCTCATCTGTAAACTGCAGCACGTGATGAGTCGCTGCGACCTGATTTTGAAACCGTGGCTTAAATAGTCATTTGATGACTTTATTAAtgaaatctatttttttcattagtggccacttgattaggtacgcaGTTTAATGAGCTCCTATGCATGAGCTGCAGTGAAAACGTTACCAACTAATGAGCAGCAAATGTGGCGTAACGTGAACAGAAAAGCCCAAAACAAGCGGAA of the Vanacampus margaritifer isolate UIUO_Vmar chromosome 7, RoL_Vmar_1.0, whole genome shotgun sequence genome contains:
- the mrpl4 gene encoding large ribosomal subunit protein uL4m, encoding MFLRFPLLLCGRGAAKRCASSLAGENVLPPNLLLPANLRDPPRTRRPPPPPDSPLPLLRRCDADIPAHRSAVRLWVDALEGPGNDPLGLAELHPDVFAAPPRLDVLHSVEVWQRNYKRVSHANTKVRSEVRGGGRKPWRQKGGGRARHSSIRSPLWRGGGVSHGPRGPTSYYYMLPMKVRVLGLKVALSSKVAQGFLHVVDSLDISSPDSRDLLDAIKLKNWEETLLIVDVGDNFPDNIMKATATLKTVNLIPALGLNVHSLLKHEGLVVTLETLRFLEDKLLWHDQRYTPLYPFKLPYADFP
- the hyls1 gene encoding centriolar and ciliogenesis-associated protein HYLS1 isoform X4, whose amino-acid sequence is MDNLDFSEEEIQQQLVLLGYTDVPKHRLREFKRDLEQLIQNGGQPSMPAMPIDKVVPGPPAFTKEKVSPRDARTSASFYLHRTQRDTQVSSLRPNKDGCMERHHQDVPVSSHSNAAHTLVADSRGTHFIKRKVLRKREGQSLVCDESVYSQDSDCSSLLSDRLSELRLHAENHKAGVPSDDVDGVSLASFGSFVTRSTRTRSESDLRIKPKSFIRPLMTQPTIKKMDPVARYFQYKQLWDEFKLPGERDHRELRWEIRERLAYQPPAPKVRRSLAANSYVVPTDKKRSALRWQVRSLMAHPDRPHKLTQRF
- the hyls1 gene encoding uncharacterized protein hyls1 isoform X1 codes for the protein MYRMDQDDGSLSPAFWSSEEERGSDEHDSPKAQPGEDASGEDSSTDEDEGANVQSARDTSKEDAPGEETDSDTPSHDDASDEDTGSDGESRRDEDSRSSGTSAMTSGYGSLRAQDQHVGDQRDGFGDDSQMRDNKEVGGSRDSFHDDDALVSEGKKAGCCEGNVPHEDPKEREKPQSRPDLNVDARRDEDRKKLAMKAEDHSDLQPHTRGEDDDDDDEDEEEEEDFFYDLQPASRSEEDEKKAEDDHRDPQTSTRSEDDEDQQKSSSDLHADARVEDDEKQQDHFRSLDIGRDDRPPEEEKTADKCPRHLHPDSKKENSFPLFGPQKPEEDEQSASDLRPDQRNEHAKDKLRAGKPEETHHHHPHFDLHPDTASDDEARGHQDVRDQDEAGESGRKWKRDAEGKSGIEDGRLVDFNSESDGNLKRDCSSLLSDRLSELRLHAENHKAGVPSDDVDGVSLASFGSFVTRSTRTRSESDLRIKPKSFIRPLMTQPTIKKMDPVARYFQYKQLWDEFKLPGERDHRELRWEIRERLAYQPPAPKVRRSLAANSYVVPTDKKRSALRWQVRSLMAHPDRPHKLTQRF
- the hyls1 gene encoding uncharacterized protein hyls1 isoform X2, whose product is MYRMDQDDGSLSPAFWSSEEERGSDEHDSPKAQPGEDASGEDSSTDEDEGANVQSARDTSKEDAPGEETDSDTPSHDDASDEDTGSDGESRRDEDSRSSGTSAMTSGYGSLRAQDQHVGDQRDGFGDDSQMRDNKEVGGSRDSFHDDDALVSEGKKAGCCEGNVPHEDPKEREKPQSRPDLNVDARRDEDRKKLAMKAEDHSDLQPHTRGEDDDDDDEDEEEEEDFFYDLQPASRSEEDEKKAEDDHRDPQTSTRSEDDEDQQKSSSDLHADARVEDDEKQQDHFRSLDIGRDDRPPEEEKTADKCPRHLHPDSKKENSFPLFGPQKPEEDEQSASDLRPDQRNEHAKDKLRAGKPEETHHHHPHFDLHPDTASDDEARGHQDVRDQDEAGESGRKWKRDAEGKSGIEDGRLVDFNSESDGNLKRDCSSLLSDRLSELRLHAENHKAGVPSDDVDGVSLASFGSFVTRSTRTRSESDLRIKPKSFIRPLMTQPTIKKMDPVARYFQYKQLWDEFKLPGERDHRELRWEIRPKVRRSLAANSYVVPTDKKRSALRWQVRSLMAHPDRPHKLTQRF